The following proteins are encoded in a genomic region of Kosakonia oryzae:
- a CDS encoding ABC transporter ATP-binding protein, with product MNPIPTTERAVETVNLAIAFGQSNQRRQVVSDVSLMLARGESYGLIGESGCGKSTILRALAGLNPDYHGHILFNNREQQPHRDKAFYRQVQMVFQDPYASLHPRKMVWASLREPLKLHDMDRHEARISEVLHAVGLSDAFRYRYPHQLSGGQRQRVAIARALILEPSVLLLDEPTSALDVSVQAEILNLLSRMRQQRNLTYLLVTHDLAVVTHLCERVGVMYQGKLLEEVSAARLRKGDAQETYTREFLAASEV from the coding sequence ATGAACCCGATCCCGACGACCGAACGCGCCGTTGAAACGGTCAATCTCGCCATCGCTTTTGGTCAGAGCAACCAGCGCCGCCAGGTGGTGAGCGATGTCAGCCTGATGCTGGCACGCGGTGAAAGTTACGGCCTGATTGGCGAATCCGGCTGTGGAAAATCCACCATTCTGCGCGCGCTGGCCGGGCTGAACCCGGACTATCACGGCCATATTTTGTTTAATAACCGCGAACAGCAGCCGCACCGCGACAAAGCCTTTTACCGCCAGGTGCAGATGGTTTTTCAGGATCCCTATGCCTCGCTGCACCCGCGAAAAATGGTGTGGGCCAGCCTGCGCGAGCCGCTAAAACTGCACGATATGGATCGGCACGAAGCGCGGATCAGCGAGGTGCTGCATGCGGTCGGCCTCTCTGACGCTTTTCGTTACCGCTATCCGCACCAGCTCTCCGGCGGCCAGCGCCAGCGTGTGGCAATTGCCCGTGCGTTGATCCTCGAACCGTCGGTTCTGCTGCTTGATGAGCCTACTTCCGCGCTGGATGTTTCCGTCCAGGCGGAGATCCTCAACTTACTCAGCCGCATGCGCCAGCAGCGCAACCTGACCTACCTTTTGGTCACCCACGATTTGGCGGTGGTGACCCACCTTTGCGAACGCGTTGGCGTGATGTATCAGGGGAAATTGCTGGAAGAGGTCAGCGCGGCGCGTTTAAGAAAGGGCGATGCGCAAGAAACCTATACCCGTGAGTTTCTCGCGGCGAGTGAAGTATAA
- a CDS encoding ABC transporter ATP-binding protein produces the protein MNNPLLEVENLSILFKGAHEDNLAVRDVSFQVGREKVAIVGESGSGKSQTCRALLKLTPKIGQVRAAKMRFGEFDLLNASERQMRTIRGNRISMILQDPRFSLNPLMRIGDQVAEAWRLHRRVSKEEARARALEMLESVHIREVAKVARLYPHEISGGMGQRVMIAMMLIPEPDLIIADEPTSALDVTVRRQVLSILDEQLQRRQTGLLFITHDLNLVSRFCDRVLVMYAGRIVEEIRASELDQACHPYTQALLASQPRLREPVETLRVPTRDPAWLNGPSYRNGVAQ, from the coding sequence TCCACTGCTGGAAGTAGAAAACCTCAGCATCCTGTTTAAAGGGGCGCACGAAGATAACCTCGCGGTGCGCGACGTGAGCTTTCAGGTAGGGCGGGAAAAGGTCGCGATTGTCGGCGAATCCGGGTCGGGGAAATCACAAACCTGCCGCGCCCTGCTGAAGCTGACGCCGAAAATCGGCCAGGTGCGGGCCGCTAAAATGCGTTTCGGTGAGTTCGATCTGCTGAACGCCAGCGAACGGCAAATGCGCACTATTCGCGGCAACCGCATTTCGATGATCCTGCAAGACCCGCGCTTTTCGCTGAATCCGTTAATGCGCATTGGCGATCAGGTGGCGGAAGCCTGGCGTTTACACCGTCGCGTCAGCAAAGAGGAAGCCCGCGCCCGCGCGCTGGAGATGCTGGAGTCGGTACATATTCGCGAGGTGGCGAAAGTCGCCCGCCTCTACCCGCACGAAATCTCTGGCGGTATGGGGCAGCGGGTGATGATCGCCATGATGCTAATCCCGGAACCGGATCTGATCATCGCCGACGAACCAACCTCGGCGCTGGATGTCACGGTGCGCCGCCAGGTGCTCAGCATTCTTGATGAGCAACTGCAACGCCGCCAGACCGGGCTGCTGTTTATCACTCACGATTTAAACCTGGTGTCGCGTTTCTGCGACCGGGTGCTGGTGATGTACGCCGGGCGCATTGTCGAAGAGATCCGCGCCAGCGAACTTGACCAGGCCTGCCATCCCTATACTCAGGCGCTGCTCGCCAGCCAGCCCCGGTTGCGCGAACCGGTAGAAACGCTGCGCGTGCCGACGCGCGATCCCGCCTGGCTCAACGGCCCCAGTTACCGCAATGGAGTAGCCCAATGA